A single Natranaerobius thermophilus JW/NM-WN-LF DNA region contains:
- a CDS encoding [Fe-Fe] hydrogenase large subunit C-terminal domain-containing protein: MKPYYHSVRLKEESCIGCVHCLKFCPTQAIRIKGGRAEILKERCIDCGGCIQICPNNAKIAESDNISQIDNFQHKVAVVPPSVLVQFPKDVLPKEVFRAFLDLGFDKVFSISLGGEWYSYEVNKILNSNFSKKPLISTHCPAIVRLIQVKFPELVGNLVPVDTPLDITGDIAREYLKNQLNLDDEDIGIFLISMCSARVTAVKSPEGRPFSSLNGVLSLIDIYSQLLKSVKATNSEEEQISNNRKNLDGAIYPPELGIGVGHDVTGCDQTGIESNDCLSISGINNVMDVLEEIELGKISELDYIELHSCYGGCVGGVLNVENPFVSKVRMNKIINEMEKDSSYLDGVTQSLPKSFNIRKINIQPRPLEGLSNSISQSVKKLSEIEKLLNCLPQLDCGACGSPSCRSLAEDVVLQRADMKDCVFYLLDNVASLTQEAYTMAKGIPHVLKMRHKGLYNFRKD; this comes from the coding sequence TTGAAGCCTTATTATCATTCAGTAAGACTAAAAGAAGAGTCTTGCATTGGATGTGTACACTGTCTCAAGTTCTGCCCTACCCAAGCCATAAGAATAAAAGGAGGACGGGCAGAGATCCTAAAGGAAAGATGTATCGACTGTGGGGGCTGTATTCAAATTTGCCCTAACAATGCCAAAATTGCAGAATCAGATAATATTTCCCAAATTGATAATTTTCAACATAAAGTCGCTGTAGTTCCTCCTTCAGTCTTAGTGCAGTTTCCCAAAGATGTATTACCAAAAGAGGTTTTTCGAGCTTTTCTAGATTTAGGCTTTGATAAAGTGTTTTCAATTTCTCTTGGTGGAGAATGGTATTCATATGAAGTAAATAAAATTTTAAACTCAAATTTTTCAAAAAAACCATTAATTTCTACTCATTGTCCAGCTATTGTAAGATTAATCCAAGTAAAATTTCCTGAACTTGTAGGCAATTTAGTTCCTGTAGATACACCTCTGGATATTACAGGAGATATAGCTAGAGAATATCTAAAAAACCAACTTAATTTAGATGATGAAGATATCGGTATTTTTTTAATTTCAATGTGCTCTGCAAGAGTAACAGCTGTCAAAAGCCCAGAGGGCCGACCTTTTTCTTCACTTAATGGCGTACTGTCTTTAATTGATATTTATAGCCAACTATTAAAAAGTGTAAAAGCTACCAATAGTGAAGAAGAACAAATTTCAAATAACCGTAAAAACTTGGATGGAGCCATTTATCCACCAGAGCTAGGTATTGGTGTTGGGCACGATGTAACGGGATGTGACCAAACAGGAATAGAATCTAATGATTGTCTTTCAATTAGTGGGATTAATAATGTGATGGATGTTTTAGAAGAAATCGAGCTAGGAAAAATATCAGAACTAGATTATATAGAATTGCATTCCTGTTATGGAGGCTGTGTTGGAGGGGTTTTAAATGTAGAAAATCCCTTTGTCTCCAAGGTGAGAATGAACAAGATAATTAACGAAATGGAAAAAGATAGCTCATATCTAGATGGAGTAACACAGAGTTTACCAAAAAGCTTTAATATCAGAAAAATTAATATTCAGCCAAGACCATTAGAAGGGCTTTCAAATAGCATCAGCCAATCGGTTAAAAAACTATCTGAAATTGAAAAACTATTGAACTGTCTACCACAACTAGATTGTGGAGCTTGCGGTTCACCTTCTTGCAGATCTTTAGCGGAAGATGTGGTGCTTCAAAGAGCAGATATGAAGGACTGTGTTTTTTACTTGCTTGATAATGTTGCAAGCTTAACTCAAGAAGCTTATACCATGGCAAAAGGAATTCCACATGTTCTTAAAATGAGGCATAAGGGACTTTATAACTTTAGAAAAGATTAA
- a CDS encoding DRTGG domain-containing protein — MTLRDLIAELDLEVIVGEDELDKPIEGGYCSDLLSFVMSRSAKNYVWITLQSHPNIVAVASLVDLAAVIVTEGVQIEQETLDKAKREKAVILRSQDTSYEIAGQLYQLGVKSHV; from the coding sequence ATGACTCTCCGGGATTTAATTGCCGAGCTTGATCTAGAGGTGATTGTCGGTGAAGATGAATTGGATAAGCCAATCGAAGGTGGTTATTGCTCTGATTTACTGAGCTTTGTCATGTCTAGGAGTGCTAAAAACTATGTTTGGATAACATTGCAAAGTCATCCCAATATTGTAGCTGTTGCTTCCTTAGTTGATTTAGCTGCTGTGATAGTGACCGAAGGTGTTCAGATCGAACAAGAGACTTTAGATAAAGCAAAACGGGAAAAAGCAGTCATTCTCAGGAGTCAAGATACAAGCTATGAAATAGCAGGACAATTGTATCAATTAGGTGTAAAAAGTCATGTCTAA
- a CDS encoding PHP domain-containing protein gives MSKGKWFKADLHIHSVLSPCADLDMGPNNIIDICKRENIEIIAITDHNTGRNVPAFQKKAAREGITVIPGMELQTREEVHCLCYFPSYSNLARFESMIAQTFPQIPNKEDIFGTQLVINDREEILAHEERMLLSSSSLGISELMEKVKQYSGLVIPAHVDKPSYSLLTNLGPPIGNEGFKALEFFSYSNYIKFTNQFSNLKDYPIIMSSDAHDLQDFQKPEYKTYFLLEEPVLSGIQKALESQGFREVILN, from the coding sequence ATGTCTAAGGGAAAGTGGTTCAAAGCTGATCTTCATATTCACAGTGTCTTGTCTCCTTGTGCTGATTTGGATATGGGTCCGAACAATATTATCGATATTTGTAAAAGAGAGAATATTGAAATTATAGCCATTACTGACCATAACACAGGTAGAAATGTACCAGCTTTTCAAAAAAAAGCGGCTAGAGAAGGGATTACTGTCATACCAGGGATGGAATTACAGACAAGGGAAGAGGTCCATTGTCTTTGCTATTTCCCCAGTTATTCCAATTTGGCCCGCTTTGAGTCTATGATAGCTCAGACTTTTCCACAAATTCCGAATAAAGAGGATATTTTTGGCACTCAGCTGGTGATTAATGATAGGGAAGAAATATTAGCTCATGAGGAGCGCATGTTACTTTCTTCATCCTCTTTAGGAATATCTGAATTAATGGAGAAAGTGAAACAGTATTCTGGCCTGGTTATTCCAGCCCATGTTGATAAACCTAGTTACAGTTTATTGACTAATCTTGGCCCCCCAATAGGGAATGAGGGATTCAAAGCCTTGGAATTTTTTAGTTATTCTAATTATATTAAATTTACAAATCAATTTTCTAATTTGAAAGATTACCCAATAATTATGTCTTCAGATGCTCATGATTTGCAAGATTTTCAGAAACCTGAATATAAAACTTATTTTTTATTGGAAGAGCCTGTATTAAGTGGCATTCAAAAAGCCTTGGAATCTCAAGGATTCAGGGAGGTGATACTTAATTAA
- the nuoE gene encoding NADH-quinone oxidoreductase subunit NuoE, whose product MAECKCGSAAKKKEEQQLEEILAQYKNEKGALITALQKVQEFYGYLPEEGMQKVAEAFDMPESKVFGVATFYAQFHLQPRGEWVIRVCTGTACHVRGAEKIMNKLIEELNIEPGETTEDLKFTLEPVACIGCCGLAPVIMVNDNTHGRLVPDQIPEILDKYK is encoded by the coding sequence ATGGCTGAATGTAAATGCGGTAGCGCTGCTAAGAAAAAAGAAGAACAACAGCTCGAAGAAATTTTAGCCCAATACAAAAACGAAAAAGGAGCTTTAATTACTGCTTTACAGAAAGTTCAAGAGTTTTATGGCTATTTGCCTGAAGAAGGTATGCAAAAAGTAGCTGAAGCCTTTGACATGCCTGAAAGTAAAGTCTTTGGGGTAGCAACATTTTATGCCCAGTTCCATTTACAACCTCGAGGTGAATGGGTGATCCGGGTTTGTACTGGAACGGCTTGTCATGTGCGAGGGGCAGAGAAAATTATGAATAAGTTGATTGAAGAACTGAATATTGAACCTGGTGAAACTACAGAGGATTTAAAATTCACTCTCGAGCCTGTGGCATGTATCGGGTGTTGTGGTCTGGCCCCCGTTATTATGGTGAATGATAACACTCATGGTCGATTAGTTCCAGATCAAATTCCAGAGATTCTAGACAAATATAAATAA
- a CDS encoding ATP-binding protein, which yields MKELSLHLLDLIQNAIEASATKIQVDFYLSYQDDVMTLKVIDNGRGMDDKFKQQATDPFKTSRKTRKVGLGLSLLQMKAEQCDGDINISSSPWGQGTQVNARFKYSHWDRPPLGKLSNTFISILQGNPDLKLYFSYQVENKLFKFSTEEIKEIVHQNAFRDLEVLMWVKQYLEENITSLNGGD from the coding sequence ATGAAGGAACTTTCATTACATCTGTTAGATTTAATACAAAATGCCATTGAGGCTTCTGCTACTAAAATTCAAGTTGACTTTTACTTGAGTTATCAAGATGATGTAATGACCTTAAAGGTTATAGATAATGGAAGAGGCATGGATGACAAATTCAAACAACAGGCTACTGATCCCTTTAAAACCTCACGAAAGACCAGAAAAGTAGGTTTGGGATTGTCACTACTTCAAATGAAAGCGGAACAATGCGATGGAGATATCAATATATCTTCAAGCCCCTGGGGACAAGGGACTCAAGTTAATGCTAGGTTTAAATATAGCCATTGGGACCGTCCACCCCTAGGGAAACTATCTAATACCTTTATTTCAATACTGCAAGGTAATCCCGACCTAAAGCTGTATTTTAGTTATCAAGTTGAAAATAAACTTTTTAAGTTTTCAACTGAAGAGATCAAAGAAATTGTTCATCAAAATGCCTTTCGAGATTTAGAAGTGCTTATGTGGGTAAAACAATACCTTGAAGAAAATATTACTTCGTTAAATGGGGGTGACTAG
- a CDS encoding (2Fe-2S) ferredoxin domain-containing protein, giving the protein MSKLKSLEDLKKYREQAKNSTEVRKTNENMVIVGMGTCGIAAGAREVMNALLEELNKRSLKEITVTQTGCIGMCENEVLVDVKKQGEERITYGNVTPEDIPRIVNDHLINGKLVQDLVIGKPNQ; this is encoded by the coding sequence TTGTCGAAATTAAAATCACTGGAAGATTTAAAAAAATATCGAGAACAAGCGAAAAATAGTACTGAAGTTAGAAAGACAAATGAAAATATGGTGATTGTAGGAATGGGTACTTGTGGTATCGCGGCTGGCGCTCGAGAAGTTATGAACGCCCTATTAGAAGAATTAAATAAAAGAAGTCTAAAGGAAATTACAGTTACCCAAACTGGATGTATTGGAATGTGTGAAAATGAAGTCTTAGTGGATGTCAAAAAACAAGGGGAAGAACGAATCACTTATGGAAATGTAACCCCTGAGGATATACCCAGGATAGTAAATGATCACCTTATTAATGGCAAATTAGTCCAAGATTTAGTGATTGGTAAACCTAATCAGTAA
- a CDS encoding NADH-quinone oxidoreductase subunit NuoF encodes MEVYRSHVLICGGTGCSSSGCQQVQDKFNEELDKHNLSNEVKLIITGCHGLCELGPIVIVYPEGTSYFTVSAEDVSEIVEEHLLKGRKVERLMYQDEESAEKIPYYNEIGFYKQQERIVLSNCGYINPESIDEYIARGGYQGLARAVTEFDPQGVTEEVINANLRGRGGAGFPAGKKWKFASQEPEPTKYMVCNADEGDPGAFMDRSILEGDPHSVIEGMAIASYAIGAEVGYVYIRAEYPLAVRRLKEAIQQAEELGLLGENILGSGFNFKLKVKEGAGAFVCGESTALTRSIEGRRGMPRPTPPRSTEKGLWGKPTVLNNVETLACVSFILSKGAEEFTKFGTEQSPGTKVFALTGKVNNTGLVEVPMGISIRDIVFDIGGGIQHGNKIKAVQIGGPSGGCLPEDKLDLSVDFDTLDDAGAMMGSGGLVVMDEETCVVDVSKFFLKFTQAESCGKCTPCREGTKRMLEILERITKGQGEPKDIDLLKELGEMIINTSLCGLGKSAPNPVLSTLRYFEDEYREHIEKGRCPAGICADLVKYKIIADNCIGCTACVKVCPVDAISGEKKQAHEIDPDKCIGCGECYEKCKFEAITLG; translated from the coding sequence ATGGAAGTGTATCGATCTCATGTTTTGATATGCGGTGGTACTGGTTGTAGTTCATCCGGATGTCAACAAGTGCAAGATAAGTTTAATGAAGAATTAGATAAACACAATCTTTCGAATGAAGTTAAGTTAATAATTACGGGCTGTCATGGACTATGTGAGCTCGGTCCTATAGTTATCGTGTATCCTGAGGGAACTTCCTACTTTACCGTATCAGCAGAAGATGTGTCAGAAATAGTAGAAGAACACCTTTTAAAAGGTCGCAAAGTAGAACGATTAATGTATCAAGATGAGGAAAGTGCGGAAAAGATTCCTTACTATAATGAAATTGGTTTTTATAAACAACAGGAGAGAATTGTCCTAAGCAATTGTGGTTATATCAATCCTGAAAGCATCGATGAATACATTGCTAGAGGTGGGTATCAAGGCCTTGCCAGGGCTGTCACAGAATTTGACCCCCAAGGAGTTACCGAAGAAGTTATTAATGCAAACCTAAGAGGACGCGGTGGTGCTGGCTTCCCTGCAGGCAAAAAATGGAAGTTTGCTAGTCAAGAACCTGAACCAACAAAATACATGGTTTGTAATGCCGATGAAGGTGACCCGGGAGCCTTTATGGATAGAAGTATTTTAGAGGGTGATCCTCACAGTGTAATAGAAGGAATGGCCATTGCCAGCTATGCAATAGGTGCGGAAGTTGGGTATGTTTATATAAGGGCTGAATATCCCTTGGCGGTTCGTCGTTTAAAAGAAGCAATCCAGCAAGCAGAAGAACTGGGCCTTTTGGGAGAGAATATTCTTGGATCAGGATTTAACTTTAAATTAAAAGTGAAAGAAGGTGCAGGAGCCTTTGTTTGTGGCGAGAGTACTGCCCTCACTAGGTCCATTGAAGGTAGAAGGGGGATGCCCAGACCAACTCCGCCACGATCTACAGAAAAAGGACTCTGGGGAAAACCAACAGTGCTGAATAATGTAGAAACCTTAGCTTGTGTTTCCTTTATATTATCAAAGGGCGCCGAAGAATTTACTAAGTTCGGAACAGAACAAAGTCCCGGTACTAAAGTTTTTGCCTTGACTGGTAAAGTGAATAATACAGGACTTGTTGAAGTTCCCATGGGAATAAGTATTAGAGATATTGTTTTTGACATTGGTGGAGGCATACAACACGGAAATAAAATCAAAGCTGTCCAAATTGGTGGTCCATCAGGAGGTTGCCTTCCTGAAGACAAACTGGACTTATCAGTTGACTTTGATACATTAGATGATGCGGGCGCTATGATGGGCTCTGGTGGACTGGTAGTAATGGACGAAGAGACCTGTGTCGTAGATGTATCTAAGTTTTTCCTTAAGTTTACTCAAGCCGAATCTTGTGGTAAATGTACACCATGTCGTGAAGGAACTAAGCGTATGTTAGAAATTCTTGAGCGCATAACCAAAGGACAGGGTGAGCCTAAAGATATCGATCTCTTAAAAGAACTTGGAGAAATGATAATAAACACTTCTCTGTGTGGACTTGGGAAATCAGCACCAAATCCAGTACTAAGCACATTAAGATACTTTGAAGACGAATACAGAGAGCATATTGAAAAGGGTCGTTGTCCTGCCGGAATTTGTGCTGATTTGGTTAAGTATAAAATTATTGCAGATAACTGTATCGGATGTACGGCTTGTGTCAAAGTTTGTCCAGTTGACGCAATTTCTGGCGAGAAAAAACAAGCCCATGAAATTGATCCGGATAAGTGCATTGGCTGTGGTGAGTGCTATGAAAAATGTAAATTTGAAGCAATAACTTTAGGCTAA